The Gammaproteobacteria bacterium genomic interval AGGTAAAGCGCACTGTTGTAGCGGCTTTTGAAAAGCAGCTGGGGGATGAGTTTGAATACCGAAAGTACGATTTTCGGCGGATTGGCGATGACAAAAGCGCCAAATGCAGCGCCTCCAATGATGATCAGTTCAAAAGGTTGCCATAGCGCCGCCAGTTCGCCATGGGATAGGACATAACCGCCGAGAACCGACGCGATCACGATAATAAAGCCAAAAATCAGGCCCATAAGCGTATCGTTTGTATGTGTGATGTATTTAAAAGTAGCAGAAATTGCGAGATTTACTTCATGGCTTCGTCTGCGACGGATATAATCATCGGGCTTTATGAGTCTTTGAGGAGAGGTTTCCCTTTGTCTTTAGAAGTCATCAAAGTGTGGTCTCAATACTTACTTCCGCAAATTACGCTCACCCGACTTGCTGGCTGGGCGGCCAACCGCAAGCTAGGGGCTTTCGGACGTCGTGTCGTGCGCTGGTTTGTTCGCCACTATGGCGTGGATATGAGCGAAGCGGTTGAGCCATCGATCGAGGCCTATTCGACTTTTAATGAGTTTTTCACACGTGCCATCGATCTCTCCAACCGTCCCCTGTGTGATGAGCCGTTTGTGGCCTCTCCAGCCGATGGTGCGATCAGTCAGTTCGGACCCATCGAGCACGAGCGTTTGATTCAGGCGAAAGGGCGCAACTTTCAGTTACAAGATTTATTGGCGGGTGATGAAAAGGCCACACAGACGTTTGCGCATGGTCAATTCATGACGATTTATCTGTCGCCACGGGACTATCATCGCGTGCATATGCCACTTTCAGGGCGACTAACCGAAACGGTCTATGTTCCGGGCAGACTGTTTTCGGTGAACCCATTGACAGCGCAGTATGTACCGAATCTGTTTGCTCGCAATGAACGCCTGATTTGTTATTTTGAGACCAATGAAGGGCCGATGGCGATGATTCTGGTTGGGGCGACGATTGTCGGGAGTATCGCGACGGTATGGGGGGGAGTGGAAGTGCCCCCACGAAGCAAATCAGTGATACGTCGTGCTTTTGAAAATGGTCCGGAACTGGCTAAAGGCGAGGAAATGGGACGCTTTCAGCTGGGCTCCACTGTGATTATGTTATTTCCTCAAAACTCGGTATCGTGGCTTTCGGATTTGCGACCCGGGCAAGCGGTCAAAGTGCGGCAAGCCCTCGCCGAAAGGCGGTCATGCTCGTGACCAGGGAAAGGCGAGCACGTCCTCGATCGTTTGACTGTCGGTCAGGCACATCATCAATCGGTCGAGACCCAGCGCAACCCCCGCACATTCAGGCAGCCCATGGGATAAGGCTTCCATAAACCAAGGATCGATGCGTCTTTCCGGCTTGCCGCGGGCCTTGCGCTGCTCGTTATCGCTGGTAAAACGTTGCCATTGTTCATCTGGATCGCAGAGCTCCCAATAACCGTTGGCCAATTCCACACCTTTCCAGTACACCTCGAACCGGTGGGCAACGCGCGGGTCCTGTCGGTTGATACGGGCCAGCGCGGCTTGCGAGGCCGGATAGTCGGTCACAATGACCGGATGCGACTGGCCCAGATCGGGTTCAATGCCAAGGCTAAAGAGCACTTGCAGCGCATCATCACGACCGAGCCCTTGCGGAAGCTGGCCGAAATGTTGCTGGGCGGTTTCAAGCAATGTGTCATCGGTCACGCTCAGCGGGTCGAGACCGAAGTGATCGACAAAGAGTGTCTGGTAGCTGATAAAGACGGCTGGTGGCGCATTGGCCACTTCTTGCAGAAACGCATCCACTTCTTTGGCGAGTTCGCGATCATCGAAATTGAGGCGATACCATTCGAGCAGCGAAAATTCAGGGTTGTGCCGTCGCCCTTGTTCCTCCGCACGAAATGCCCGAAAAATTTGAAAGCAGTCCCCTACACCAGCGGCGAGTAAGCGTTTCATCGCGTATTCTGGCGACGTCTGTAAAAAGCCTTGGCCGACACTGGCTCCGGAGGCGCAGATTGGCTCCAAATGCAAGTCGGTGACGCTGTGGTGGCATAGAATGGGTGTTTCTACTTCGAGTATGTTCCGTGCTTGAAAAAATGCACGGACATCGGCCAGCAATTTGGCACGGCGCCGAAGGGTATCTATCGAGGCTGTTGGCGGCCAATCGGCCGCCGCAAGCTTATTCTTTGACACGAGAAACGTATTCGCCCGTGCGGGTGTTGACTTTGATTTTTTCGCCAATTTGAACAAAGAGTGGCACGTTGACGACGGCCCCTGTGTTGAGGGTGGCAGGTTTTGAGCCACCGCTGGAAGTGTCTCCTTTAAGCCCAGGATCGGTATCAACCACTTCGAGTACCACATGGTTGGGTGGCGTGACGGCAATGGGATTGCCATTCCATAAAGTGACTTGGCAAATGTCCTGCTCAATCAACCATTTGGCGTTATCGCCCACGGCATTTTTATCGGCGCTGACCTGGTCAAATGTGTTAGGATCCATGAAGAACCAGAATTCGCCATCGTTGTAGAGGTATTGTAAATCAAGGTCGATCACGTCAGCGGCTTCAACACTTTCTCCGCTCTTGAATGTGCGTTCGACGACCTTACCGTTCAGTAGGTTGCGGATTTTGACGCGATTGAAAGCTTGGCCTTTACCGGGTTTGACAAACTCGTTTTCAATGATGGCGCATGGTTCACCATCAATCATGATTTTTAAGCCATTACGAAACTCATTGGTACTATAACTTGCCATGACACATTTCTCTCATATGGGTTCACAACAAAAACCAGCCGGTATGATACCCTTTTTTGACGCCGAACGGCAGTCATCGATTTGGAAGCACGAGCTCAAGCAAGCTTACCGCAGTGTCCGTGAACTGTTGACCGCACTTTCCCTGTCGCCGGAGCGTGTGCCGGAAGTGGTGACCGAGAG includes:
- the efp gene encoding elongation factor P; the encoded protein is MASYSTNEFRNGLKIMIDGEPCAIIENEFVKPGKGQAFNRVKIRNLLNGKVVERTFKSGESVEAADVIDLDLQYLYNDGEFWFFMDPNTFDQVSADKNAVGDNAKWLIEQDICQVTLWNGNPIAVTPPNHVVLEVVDTDPGLKGDTSSGGSKPATLNTGAVVNVPLFVQIGEKIKVNTRTGEYVSRVKE
- the psd gene encoding phosphatidylserine decarboxylase, with protein sequence MASSATDIIIGLYESLRRGFPLSLEVIKVWSQYLLPQITLTRLAGWAANRKLGAFGRRVVRWFVRHYGVDMSEAVEPSIEAYSTFNEFFTRAIDLSNRPLCDEPFVASPADGAISQFGPIEHERLIQAKGRNFQLQDLLAGDEKATQTFAHGQFMTIYLSPRDYHRVHMPLSGRLTETVYVPGRLFSVNPLTAQYVPNLFARNERLICYFETNEGPMAMILVGATIVGSIATVWGGVEVPPRSKSVIRRAFENGPELAKGEEMGRFQLGSTVIMLFPQNSVSWLSDLRPGQAVKVRQALAERRSCS
- the genX gene encoding EF-P lysine aminoacylase GenX; the protein is MSKNKLAAADWPPTASIDTLRRRAKLLADVRAFFQARNILEVETPILCHHSVTDLHLEPICASGASVGQGFLQTSPEYAMKRLLAAGVGDCFQIFRAFRAEEQGRRHNPEFSLLEWYRLNFDDRELAKEVDAFLQEVANAPPAVFISYQTLFVDHFGLDPLSVTDDTLLETAQQHFGQLPQGLGRDDALQVLFSLGIEPDLGQSHPVIVTDYPASQAALARINRQDPRVAHRFEVYWKGVELANGYWELCDPDEQWQRFTSDNEQRKARGKPERRIDPWFMEALSHGLPECAGVALGLDRLMMCLTDSQTIEDVLAFPWSRA